The DNA sequence GTCGGTTTCCCATAAGCGACCTATTAGGCTCTGACGCGCGAGACTATTTTGCTAATCTAGCGCTTCGTCGTTGCGCGAAAACTACGCGCGATTATCTTAGCGTTTTTAGAGGTATTTTTCAAGAGGCTATTTACGACGGATCGGCGCATTACAATTTAGCCGACGTTGTGAGGTTGCCAAAAGAGCAGAAAGCGGAGGTTGATCCATTTTCAGCGAGAGAAGCGGCGCTGTTGTTGCAACATAGCGACGGGTGGCTTCAATCGTTGATCGCTTTGCTGTGCTATACGGGAATGCGCACGGGAGAAGCTATAGCTCTGAAATGGGAGAATATTTTTTGGAGCGCGAACTTTATCCGCGTCGTAGCTACGCGAAGCAACGGAATGGACGGCGAACCAAAGACGGCGAATTCAAATCGGACGATTCCGATTTTTGAACCGCTTGAGCCGTATTTGCGCGCGCAACGAGATCGCGCGTTTGAACGCGGCGTGAAAAGCGATTATGTTTTTCTAACCGACGCGGGTAACGCTTGGAACGATACAAAGAATATCGCTAAGCTGTATTGGCGACCGCTGTTGCGACGGCTAGGGTTGAAAAACAGGCGTTTATACGACCTGCGCCATACCTTCGCTACAAATATGCTAGATAGCGGCAGATATCCAGCGAGCTTAATCAGCGAATGG is a window from the Helicobacteraceae bacterium genome containing:
- a CDS encoding site-specific integrase, with amino-acid sequence MVSELTSERIPKKRTFNYYIRSFLKIRTSQGIKPATIEKYSAIASRLDAKFGRFPISDLLGSDARDYFANLALRRCAKTTRDYLSVFRGIFQEAIYDGSAHYNLADVVRLPKEQKAEVDPFSAREAALLLQHSDGWLQSLIALLCYTGMRTGEAIALKWENIFWSANFIRVVATRSNGMDGEPKTANSNRTIPIFEPLEPYLRAQRDRAFERGVKSDYVFLTDAGNAWNDTKNIAKLYWRPLLRRLGLKNRRLYDLRHTFATNMLDSGRYPASLISEWLGHSDFSMIFKRYAKLIKGERKTFDRAFDYTLGEYADGQKR